The DNA sequence TTAGGTTCTAAATCAATGAAATATCTAAAAGTTTTAAATGCAGATTTCGAGAGAAAGATTTATGATGACTTCAATCAACATAAAAATAATGACCTATTAGTAATTGTTTATAATTTCATTGATATTCTATCCCATGCAAAAACTGACAACCACATTGTGGATCAGTTGATTCGGGATGATAAAACTTTCAGATCCCTTACATACAATTGGTTTGAAAACTCTTCTATTCTGAAGATCATTAAATTAGCAGCTGAAAATGGCTATAAATTAGCAATTACTACAGATCATGGAACTGTTTACGTTAAAAGACCAAGCAAAGTGGTTGGTGATAGGGAAACCTCAACAAATATCCGTTATAAGACAGGAAAAAGCTTAACATACGATGACAGAGATGTATGGGCCATTACAAATCCGGAAAAATTATTTTTACCTAAAGGGAATCTAAGTTCAAAATATATTTTTGCGAAAAATAATATTTTCCTGGCTTATCCAAAAAATTACAATCACTTTGTAAACTATTATAAAGAAACTTACCAACATGGAGGAATATCACTGGAAGAATGTATTATTCCTATCAGTATTTTAGAACCCAAATAGTTTTTTTAATAGTAATTAATTGGGGTTCAAGGCGGAAAAAATCAATTGATTTTCTCCGCCTTTTTTTATTGAGGCACTCATTTTGTATACTAAGAAATACACATATAAGTATAATATTATGAAAAGAAACATTTTCGTTGCTACTGCATTAGTAGCATTATTTTTGACGTCATGTACAAAAGAAAAGAATGCAGCAGATACTTCATCTGCTACTGTAGATACACTTTCTTCAAAGCCTTCGGATTCAGCTACTGTTTCGCCTAATAAAGATGAAATTGTAAAAAGCACTTCAAAAGACAGTAGTGGAAAAACATTGGAAATGACTTTCAATAACACCAAAAATACAGCAACAGTAGTATTTAATAAGGAAACAATTGAATTGCAGGGACAAAAACCAGCATCAGGAATCTGGTATAAGAATGATCATTATGAATTAAGAGGAAAAGGTGAAGAAATAGAGCTTACAAAAGACGGGAAAACAGTCTTTAAAAAATAAAATTCATTATTAAATGATAGAAGTCAGTTTTGAAATTCAAAGCTGACTTTTTTATTTCGCTACATTTGAGAAATTTATTTTTGTTTATGAAATTAATCACTTACAATGTCAATGGGATTAGAGCCGCTTTTACGAAGGATTTCCTAGGTTGGTTGAAGATTGCAGACCCTGATATCATTTGTATTCAGGAGAGTAAAGCTGGAAACGACCAAATAGACATCGATAGTCTTCAAAAACAAGGCTACCATAGTTACTGGCACTCTGCGCTAAGAAAAGGCTATAGTGGCGTTGGAATAGCTTCCAAAACAAAACCTAATCACGTAGAGTATGGTTGTGGAATAGAAAGCTATGATAATGAAGGAAGAATCATACGTGCTGATTTTGATGGTTACTCTGTAATTTCAGTGTATGTTCCTTCTGCATCAAATATAGAAAGGCTTGATTTTAAAATGCAGTTCTGTCAAGATTTCCTGAACTATATTAAAGCCCTTAAAAAAGAAATTCCTAACCTTATTATTTCCGGGGATTTTAATATCTGTCATCAGGCTATTGATATCCATGATCCGATCCGTTTGAAAAATGTTTCAGGATTCTTGCCTATAGAACGTGAATGGATGAGTAATTTCATAGAAGAGTGCGAATTAATTGACAGCTTCAGATTCTTTAATAATGAACCTAATAATTATACATGGTGGAGCTATAGACAAAATTCAAGGGCTAATAACAAAGGTTGGAGGCTAGAT is a window from the Chryseobacterium sp. T16E-39 genome containing:
- a CDS encoding MliC family protein is translated as MKRNIFVATALVALFLTSCTKEKNAADTSSATVDTLSSKPSDSATVSPNKDEIVKSTSKDSSGKTLEMTFNNTKNTATVVFNKETIELQGQKPASGIWYKNDHYELRGKGEEIELTKDGKTVFKK
- a CDS encoding exodeoxyribonuclease III; the protein is MKLITYNVNGIRAAFTKDFLGWLKIADPDIICIQESKAGNDQIDIDSLQKQGYHSYWHSALRKGYSGVGIASKTKPNHVEYGCGIESYDNEGRIIRADFDGYSVISVYVPSASNIERLDFKMQFCQDFLNYIKALKKEIPNLIISGDFNICHQAIDIHDPIRLKNVSGFLPIEREWMSNFIEECELIDSFRFFNNEPNNYTWWSYRQNSRANNKGWRLDYNFTSYALKEKLSRAVILKEAVHSDHCPALVELDI